Proteins co-encoded in one Flavivirga eckloniae genomic window:
- a CDS encoding PorP/SprF family type IX secretion system membrane protein translates to MVIKNNISAYAAVLLFFILRTSICIGQQTPLFSEYNYNPFIINAAYAGLTPDAEMSISNSGYFNQFEGSPRSLSLSGHGSIGRDKMGIGAGIIRDEIGVTTSTNFFGAYSYKIFFDFKNNRPNWQHYYPGVLSFGITAGLQQYQDNLLELGITDDPMFDENINTSIPTLGFSFLFNHASFYLGFSTPNILGESLASRDNLNLVNPYYGYLGYRFFNNRYQELMIKPNLLLKYEEGAPVQADINLAVSFKNKFEVGAGYRTSSSINLLLGIYLFKSVRFVYNYNMATNDSPLGNTHGFVLNYRFGNGYRID, encoded by the coding sequence ATGGTTATAAAAAACAATATTTCCGCTTATGCGGCTGTTTTGCTATTCTTTATTTTAAGAACGAGCATCTGTATTGGACAACAAACACCATTGTTCTCCGAGTACAATTACAACCCCTTCATTATAAATGCTGCATATGCTGGTTTAACCCCCGATGCAGAAATGTCTATAAGTAATTCGGGTTATTTTAATCAGTTTGAAGGAAGTCCAAGAAGCTTATCACTTAGCGGACATGGATCTATTGGTAGAGATAAAATGGGAATTGGTGCTGGAATTATTAGGGATGAAATCGGGGTAACCACATCTACCAATTTTTTCGGAGCATATTCATATAAGATATTTTTCGATTTTAAGAATAACCGCCCTAATTGGCAGCACTACTATCCGGGAGTACTATCTTTTGGTATTACAGCTGGTTTGCAACAATATCAAGACAATTTACTAGAGCTAGGCATTACAGATGATCCCATGTTTGATGAAAACATTAATACAAGCATTCCAACATTAGGGTTTAGCTTTTTGTTTAATCATGCATCATTTTATTTAGGATTTTCAACTCCAAATATTTTGGGAGAATCATTAGCTTCAAGAGACAATCTAAATTTAGTAAATCCGTATTACGGTTATTTAGGCTACCGTTTTTTTAATAACCGTTATCAGGAATTGATGATAAAGCCAAATCTGTTATTAAAATACGAAGAAGGAGCACCGGTACAAGCCGATATAAACTTAGCAGTAAGCTTTAAAAATAAATTTGAAGTAGGAGCAGGATACAGAACCAGTTCTTCCATAAATCTTTTATTAGGGATTTATTTATTTAAAAGCGTACGTTTTGTTTACAACTATAATATGGCAACTAACGATTCTCCGTTGGGAAATACACATGGCTTTGTACTAAATTACCGTTTTGGAAATGGATATAGAATTGATTAA
- a CDS encoding amidophosphoribosyltransferase — protein MSDVLKHECGIAVIRLLKPLEYYKEKYGSAFYGVNKMYLMMEKQHNRGQDGAGFASIKLDTNPGERYISRVRSIAQQPIQDIFAQINERVNNELTAHPEYTNDVALQKRNIPYIGEVLLGHVRYGTFGKNSVESVHPFLRQNNWMHRNLIMAGNFNMTNVKELFANLIELGQHPKEYTDTITVMEKIGHFLDDAVSKIYKDLKKEGYNKREASPLIAERLKVGKILKRAAKNWDGGYAMAGLIGHGDSFVLRDPAGIRPAYYYKDDEVVVVASERPVIQTVFNVKFEDVKELDPGQAIIIKKSGEVRFKQILEPLERKSCSFERIYFSRGSDAEIYQERKMLGKLLMPKVLEAINNDTKNTVFSYIPNTAETSFFGMIETAEAYINKKKTQTILSGQRSLSAEKVTEILSEHARIEKIAIKDVKLRTFITEDSSRDDLVAHVYDVTYGVIKPEDNLVIIDDSIVRGTTLKMSILKMLDRLNPKKIIVVSSAPQIRYPDCYGIDMANLDSLIAFRAALELLKDINKYHIVEEVYDKCISQTDLDDKHVQNFVKEIYDPFTDEEISNKISELLSDASINAEVKIIFQSVENLHKACPEHLGDWYFTGNYPTVGGNRVVNRAFINFFEGNNERAY, from the coding sequence ATGAGCGATGTTTTAAAACATGAATGTGGTATAGCAGTTATAAGACTTTTAAAACCACTGGAATATTATAAGGAAAAATACGGAAGTGCATTTTATGGTGTAAATAAGATGTACCTCATGATGGAGAAACAACACAACCGTGGTCAAGACGGTGCTGGTTTTGCAAGTATTAAATTAGACACAAATCCAGGTGAACGCTATATAAGTAGAGTGCGTTCTATAGCACAGCAGCCTATTCAAGATATTTTTGCCCAAATAAACGAAAGGGTTAACAACGAATTAACGGCACATCCCGAGTATACTAATGATGTCGCTTTACAAAAACGAAACATCCCATATATAGGAGAGGTATTATTGGGACATGTTCGTTATGGAACTTTTGGTAAGAACAGTGTAGAAAGTGTACATCCCTTTTTAAGACAAAACAATTGGATGCACAGAAATTTAATAATGGCAGGAAACTTTAACATGACGAATGTTAAAGAACTTTTTGCTAACCTTATTGAACTAGGTCAACATCCAAAAGAGTATACCGATACCATAACCGTTATGGAGAAAATCGGTCATTTTTTAGATGATGCTGTTAGTAAAATTTATAAGGATTTAAAAAAGGAAGGTTACAATAAGAGAGAGGCTTCCCCGCTTATTGCAGAACGTCTTAAAGTTGGCAAAATATTAAAACGTGCCGCAAAAAACTGGGATGGTGGTTATGCTATGGCTGGTCTTATTGGTCATGGTGATTCTTTTGTTTTAAGAGACCCTGCTGGTATTCGTCCGGCATATTATTATAAAGATGATGAAGTTGTTGTTGTAGCATCAGAACGACCTGTTATTCAAACCGTGTTTAACGTAAAGTTTGAAGATGTAAAAGAATTAGATCCAGGACAGGCCATTATTATTAAAAAATCGGGAGAGGTACGCTTTAAGCAAATATTAGAGCCTTTAGAAAGAAAATCTTGCTCCTTTGAACGTATTTACTTTTCAAGAGGTAGTGATGCAGAAATATACCAAGAGCGTAAGATGCTTGGTAAACTATTAATGCCTAAAGTTCTTGAGGCTATTAATAATGATACAAAAAACACTGTTTTCTCTTATATTCCTAATACAGCAGAAACATCCTTTTTTGGTATGATTGAAACTGCCGAAGCTTATATAAACAAAAAGAAAACACAAACTATATTAAGTGGGCAGCGTTCGCTTTCGGCCGAAAAAGTAACCGAAATCTTATCGGAACATGCCCGAATTGAAAAAATTGCTATTAAAGATGTTAAGTTAAGAACATTTATTACCGAAGATAGCAGTCGCGATGATTTAGTAGCTCACGTTTACGATGTTACTTATGGCGTTATAAAACCAGAAGACAATTTGGTTATTATAGATGACAGTATTGTTAGGGGTACTACATTAAAAATGAGCATTTTAAAAATGCTTGATCGCTTAAACCCTAAAAAAATAATTGTAGTGTCTTCTGCACCACAAATTAGATACCCGGATTGCTACGGTATAGACATGGCTAACTTGGATAGTTTAATTGCTTTTAGAGCTGCCTTAGAGCTATTAAAGGATATAAATAAATACCATATTGTAGAAGAGGTTTACGACAAGTGTATTAGCCAAACGGATTTAGACGATAAACACGTACAGAACTTTGTAAAAGAAATTTACGATCCTTTTACCGACGAAGAAATCTCCAACAAAATTTCTGAACTATTAAGTGATGCGAGTATCAATGCGGAAGTCAAAATTATTTTCCAATCTGTTGAAAATTTACATAAAGCTTGTCCAGAGCATTTAGGAGATTGGTACTTTACAGGAAATTATCCTACCGTAGGAGGAAATAGAGTTGTGAATAGAGCTTTTATTAACTTTTTTGAAGGGAATAACGAACGTGCATATTAA